In Candidatus Gastranaerophilales bacterium, a single window of DNA contains:
- the ftsE gene encoding cell division ATP-binding protein FtsE, which yields MIQLRGVTKRYKDNYALKNVNLDIMSGEFVFLTGSSGAGKSTMMKLLYREEIPTSGTVMVGGINVANLANDRVPNLRRCMGIVFQDYKLLPNISVYDNIAYVIRTLGMSTREIEARVTGALKVVGLIDKMKAKPTELSGGEQQRVSIARAIVNGPPLLIADEPTGNLDPKNSMEIMQILEQINQKGITILVATHDHAMVDYFRKRVITMDKGQIIKDIQAGTYEQR from the coding sequence ATGATTCAATTACGTGGCGTAACAAAAAGATATAAAGACAATTATGCCTTGAAAAATGTAAATTTGGACATAATGTCTGGGGAATTCGTTTTCTTGACTGGTTCAAGCGGTGCCGGCAAGTCAACAATGATGAAACTTCTTTATAGAGAAGAAATCCCTACCTCCGGTACTGTTATGGTCGGGGGCATCAATGTTGCTAATCTTGCAAATGACAGAGTCCCAAATCTACGAAGATGCATGGGGATAGTTTTCCAAGATTATAAACTTTTACCAAACATAAGCGTTTACGACAACATTGCCTACGTAATAAGAACTCTCGGTATGAGCACTAGAGAAATTGAAGCAAGGGTTACAGGTGCTTTAAAAGTCGTCGGATTAATCGACAAAATGAAAGCTAAACCAACTGAATTATCAGGTGGAGAACAACAACGTGTAAGTATTGCCCGTGCAATTGTCAATGGTCCACCTTTACTAATAGCAGATGAACCCACCGGCAACCTCGACCCGAAAAACTCAATGGAAATTATGCAAATTCTTGAACAAATAAACCAAAAAGGTATAACTATTTTGGTTGCAACTCACGATCACGCTATGGTAGATTACTTTAGAAAAAGGGTAATCACTATGGACAAAGGACAAATCATAAAAGATATTCAAGCAGGTACTTATGAGCAACGATAG
- a CDS encoding permease-like cell division protein FtsX, producing MSNDSKAKIKKKVKSHIPKDWLGELRIIYRIAMETVNGIQRTGWINVAIITTMAAILTIFGALFRTTLSLSTIVHQLGSALEISVYVKQNSNTDQVIARIKEIPHVEKVKLITKDKAWSDMRKELDVADIENPLPDTLHVKVDKTENIQNVYGSMKNISGIEDYNYAQDIAKKMEVFNNAVNVMTLFVVVIVAVLTIAIINNTIQLVIQSRKKEIEIMRLMGVSNWYIKIPLILQGAIYGFFGALIALIPLNFVQTWLLKVHAFFMIPSPVLAVNTVIMTLFIIAVGFGAGGSLLPIKKYLQV from the coding sequence ATGAGCAACGATAGTAAAGCTAAAATCAAAAAAAAGGTAAAATCTCACATCCCAAAAGATTGGCTTGGTGAGCTTAGAATAATTTATAGAATAGCTATGGAAACCGTAAATGGTATCCAACGTACAGGTTGGATTAATGTCGCTATTATTACAACAATGGCTGCCATTTTAACTATTTTCGGAGCTCTATTCAGAACAACTTTGTCACTGTCTACAATCGTTCATCAACTCGGAAGTGCTTTAGAAATATCAGTTTACGTTAAACAAAATTCCAACACCGACCAAGTTATTGCAAGAATTAAAGAAATTCCGCATGTTGAAAAAGTTAAGCTTATCACTAAAGATAAAGCCTGGAGCGATATGCGAAAAGAGCTTGATGTAGCTGATATTGAAAATCCGCTCCCTGATACGCTCCATGTAAAAGTCGACAAAACCGAAAACATACAAAATGTCTATGGCTCGATGAAAAATATATCCGGAATAGAAGACTATAACTACGCACAAGATATCGCAAAAAAGATGGAAGTCTTTAATAATGCTGTCAATGTTATGACCCTATTTGTCGTCGTAATCGTTGCCGTGCTGACAATTGCTATCATAAACAACACTATTCAGCTCGTAATTCAATCCCGTAAAAAAGAAATTGAAATAATGAGGCTAATGGGCGTAAGCAATTGGTATATTAAAATTCCATTAATTTTGCAAGGTGCTATATACGGCTTTTTTGGTGCACTAATTGCATTAATTCCTTTGAATTTTGTTCAAACTTGGCTTTTGAAAGTCCATGCTTTCTTTATGATTCCTTCACCAGTTCTTGCCGTTAACACCGTTATTATGACCTTATTCATTATCGCTGTCGGCTTCGGTGCGGGAGGCAGTTTATTACCAATTAAGAAATATTTGCAGGTGTAG
- a CDS encoding HDOD domain-containing protein — protein sequence MNLEEFIIEPYQIPSMPQVIVKALNIIKDEDSGVKELADIISYDQALTTQILKLVNSAYYGFSQQIVSISKAISLLGMSQAKNIIITVAMKSVLTSNGGKELWQHSLRCGIACEYLAKEFKLMSPDEAFILGFLHDIGKILLNKKSPKLYAKAVEIADRGLNVVEAEEIFFKTNHAEVGFYLASKWKLSIIIANAIKYHHDPLKSSMSNVASLVYFADTMIQPNFKKPYFDQQIERRTNIYIDDPMECKQIIEEKANLLMSELIK from the coding sequence ATGAATTTAGAAGAATTTATAATTGAACCATATCAAATCCCTTCAATGCCTCAAGTTATTGTAAAAGCATTGAACATAATAAAAGACGAGGACTCCGGAGTTAAAGAACTTGCGGACATAATCTCTTATGACCAAGCTCTTACAACTCAAATTTTAAAACTCGTAAATTCGGCTTACTACGGTTTTTCTCAACAAATAGTATCAATATCAAAGGCTATTTCATTGTTAGGTATGAGCCAAGCTAAAAATATAATCATCACAGTTGCGATGAAGTCAGTTCTTACCTCTAATGGCGGCAAAGAATTATGGCAACATTCATTGAGATGCGGTATAGCTTGTGAATATTTAGCTAAAGAATTTAAGTTGATGAGTCCCGATGAAGCATTTATTCTAGGCTTTTTACACGATATCGGTAAAATTCTCTTGAACAAAAAAAGCCCTAAATTGTATGCAAAAGCCGTTGAAATCGCAGACAGAGGTCTTAATGTTGTCGAGGCTGAGGAAATTTTCTTCAAAACTAATCATGCTGAAGTCGGTTTCTATCTGGCGTCAAAATGGAAACTATCAATTATTATAGCTAACGCAATTAAATACCACCATGACCCGTTAAAATCTTCAATGAGCAATGTGGCTTCTTTGGTCTACTTCGCCGACACAATGATTCAACCTAATTTTAAAAAACCATATTTTGACCAACAAATTGAAAGACGAACAAACATCTATATTGATGACCCCATGGAATGCAAACAAATTATTGAAGAAAAAGCAAATTTATTAATGTCCGAATTAATAAAATAA
- a CDS encoding zinc-ribbon domain-containing protein: MTYETRELTCADCGETFEFTAEEQEFYSSKGFSEPKRCPKCRAARKNARNSNSRHQYGRSY, encoded by the coding sequence ATGACTTACGAAACTCGTGAATTAACATGTGCTGACTGTGGAGAAACTTTTGAATTTACAGCTGAAGAACAAGAATTTTATTCAAGCAAAGGATTCTCTGAACCAAAAAGATGCCCTAAATGCAGAGCTGCAAGAAAAAATGCAAGAAACTCAAACTCAAGACATCAATATGGCAGAAGCTACTAA
- a CDS encoding N-acetylmuramoyl-L-alanine amidase has product MRANNNYRRVYYDSSYNPNVTSVKSKYKKKDDEYTVKQFVGDTITGAAIALAIVNTTLAASNKMLINYNDKAENPQTAIVQQQAETDYDTDIQNIINEAIDNQSQVDSVDVSAEKAKAKEAGNYYVAAGETLWGISSKFQTSVDNFAAYTDISPDNLLAGQIIENVPIIEADADTTLNDVALKNNIADIDAFATLNEMSPDSPVSKGEKLYSFVPQVIENIPPTPVEVPEGSARLEDGTILSTDYMYDVAISVAPNGAERPHPIVDSDGNIVAEVKIFEPTKKGELSGKTILVNSGHGGYNPNNGLFDPGTKGVDENGNDVEEWYMNKLLAGQIKDDLLAKGAKVIYTSGSVYTVTDEISKYSDSVDATLSVHLNYADDASAQGYQIYTNTTEPDENNELANNIVNNIDPNASPSVREGNYAVLRASNNNPSVLIEAGFMSNKTDLANILNQTDRTQKAIEIVDGLLDSLRG; this is encoded by the coding sequence ATGCGAGCAAATAATAACTATCGCCGTGTTTATTATGATTCATCATACAACCCAAATGTAACTTCTGTAAAATCAAAATACAAAAAGAAAGATGACGAATATACTGTTAAACAGTTTGTCGGCGATACTATAACAGGAGCGGCTATAGCTTTAGCTATTGTAAACACAACGCTAGCCGCATCAAATAAAATGTTGATTAACTACAATGATAAAGCGGAAAATCCTCAAACTGCGATTGTTCAGCAACAAGCCGAAACCGATTATGATACAGATATACAAAATATTATAAATGAAGCAATTGATAATCAATCTCAAGTTGATAGTGTAGATGTTTCTGCCGAAAAAGCAAAAGCCAAAGAAGCTGGGAATTACTATGTCGCAGCAGGCGAAACTTTATGGGGTATTTCAAGTAAATTCCAAACCTCTGTAGACAATTTTGCGGCATATACTGATATTTCACCTGACAACTTGTTAGCAGGACAAATTATCGAAAATGTGCCTATAATTGAGGCAGATGCCGATACCACGCTTAATGATGTTGCTCTAAAAAATAATATTGCAGATATTGATGCGTTTGCCACCTTGAATGAAATGTCACCTGATTCACCTGTTTCAAAAGGAGAAAAGCTTTATTCTTTTGTTCCGCAAGTGATTGAAAATATACCACCAACTCCTGTTGAAGTTCCAGAAGGTTCTGCAAGGTTAGAAGATGGAACTATATTATCCACAGATTATATGTATGATGTTGCCATTTCAGTTGCACCAAATGGAGCTGAACGCCCTCACCCAATCGTTGATTCTGATGGAAATATTGTAGCTGAGGTAAAGATTTTTGAACCTACGAAAAAAGGCGAGCTTTCAGGCAAAACTATTTTAGTAAACTCAGGGCATGGTGGGTATAACCCTAATAACGGATTATTCGATCCGGGGACAAAAGGAGTTGATGAAAACGGCAATGATGTAGAAGAATGGTACATGAATAAACTTTTGGCAGGTCAAATTAAAGATGACTTATTGGCAAAAGGTGCAAAAGTTATTTATACAAGTGGCAGTGTCTATACTGTTACTGATGAAATCAGTAAATATTCAGATTCCGTTGATGCAACATTGAGCGTTCATTTGAATTATGCAGATGATGCTTCAGCTCAAGGCTACCAAATTTATACAAATACAACAGAACCCGATGAAAATAATGAATTAGCTAATAATATTGTTAATAACATAGACCCGAATGCCTCACCTAGCGTCAGAGAAGGAAATTATGCTGTCTTAAGAGCCAGCAATAATAATCCATCAGTTTTAATTGAGGCTGGTTTTATGTCTAATAAAACAGATTTGGCAAATATCTTGAATCAAACTGACAGGACTCAAAAAGCAATTGAAATCGTCGATGGGTTGCTTGATTCTTTACGAGGCTAA
- a CDS encoding WG repeat-containing protein: MKKVLSLFLLILTFKCNCYASEATFSPAQNKQIQVYSEKNKFGLEEKNGNKITPANYKKLIILGKNSYLCQKGNRFGIIDKEGKFLVPARFRHAERIFGQYAKLGNDGDYGLYNQFGEIIIKPEYSSIEPLFGKMYVTCKNYQYGIVSFDGQTILANRFDDIYMPNPSELRINYQGKWYELERVDKEAITLPVDLISSKNKQDEYTLTDLVENTGIISGYSVVSFTDYLLKIFSSISPAYEETIDELMFSQGAESVNIIIKASWLPRFPFTYAKMYYRNLKAPNSGPLSNIRTDLKRQIK, translated from the coding sequence ATGAAAAAAGTTCTATCTTTATTTTTGTTAATATTAACGTTTAAATGCAATTGTTATGCATCAGAAGCAACATTTAGCCCTGCTCAAAACAAGCAAATTCAAGTCTATTCAGAAAAAAACAAATTCGGACTTGAGGAAAAGAACGGCAATAAAATAACCCCTGCAAACTACAAAAAATTGATTATTCTTGGAAAAAATTCCTATTTGTGCCAAAAAGGTAACCGCTTTGGGATTATAGACAAGGAAGGCAAATTCCTTGTACCTGCAAGATTCAGGCACGCAGAAAGAATCTTCGGTCAATACGCAAAACTAGGTAATGACGGAGATTATGGTCTATACAATCAATTTGGTGAAATTATCATAAAGCCTGAATATTCATCAATTGAACCTCTTTTCGGCAAAATGTATGTTACTTGCAAAAACTATCAATACGGAATCGTAAGCTTTGACGGGCAAACGATTTTGGCAAACAGATTTGATGACATCTATATGCCAAACCCATCTGAATTGAGAATAAATTATCAAGGTAAATGGTACGAGCTTGAAAGAGTAGACAAAGAAGCCATTACTCTACCTGTCGATTTGATTAGCTCAAAAAACAAACAAGATGAATATACCCTTACTGATTTAGTTGAAAATACAGGAATTATCTCGGGGTATTCTGTTGTTTCATTTACTGATTATTTGTTAAAAATATTCTCATCTATTTCGCCTGCATACGAAGAAACTATTGACGAACTTATGTTCTCTCAAGGTGCCGAATCTGTAAATATAATAATCAAAGCCTCTTGGCTTCCCAGGTTTCCATTTACCTATGCAAAAATGTATTATAGGAACCTTAAAGCCCCGAATTCAGGACCTTTATCCAATATTAGAACTGATTTAAAACGTCAAATAAAATAG
- a CDS encoding SIS domain-containing protein yields the protein MRDFIKNYISTSIDVKTKIMNDDAMVSEVEKIVNQVIKAYQNKKKIITAGNGGSAADAQHIACEFVSKFNLDRHPLRAISLTVNSSILTAISNDYHFEKLFSRQLEAIADNGDIFFAISTSGNSQNIINAINKAKELGVVVVGLTGQKPSKIDGICDYLLKAPSFEVSKIQEAHIMLGHIICDLVEKKLFE from the coding sequence ATGCGTGATTTTATTAAAAATTATATTTCTACGTCAATAGATGTCAAAACAAAAATAATGAATGATGATGCGATGGTTTCTGAAGTTGAGAAGATTGTAAACCAAGTAATAAAAGCTTATCAAAACAAGAAAAAAATCATCACAGCAGGCAATGGCGGCTCAGCTGCTGATGCTCAACATATAGCTTGCGAGTTTGTTTCCAAGTTCAATTTGGATAGACATCCATTGAGGGCAATATCTTTAACCGTAAATTCTTCGATTTTGACGGCGATAAGCAATGATTATCACTTTGAAAAGCTGTTTTCAAGACAACTTGAAGCTATTGCTGATAATGGAGATATCTTTTTTGCCATTTCGACATCGGGAAATTCTCAAAACATAATCAATGCAATAAATAAAGCCAAAGAGCTTGGAGTTGTTGTTGTAGGCTTAACCGGTCAGAAGCCCTCTAAAATCGATGGAATATGTGATTATTTGCTGAAAGCTCCGTCTTTTGAGGTGTCAAAAATCCAAGAAGCACATATAATGCTGGGGCATATAATTTGTGATTTAGTTGAAAAAAAACTGTTTGAATAA
- a CDS encoding carbon starvation CstA family protein, which translates to MITFICGLCILFFGYLFYSKYTESQFEPDSRPTPANSINDGVDYVPLNKWKNMLIQLLNIAGLGPILGAIQGVLFGPVAFILIPLGCVFMGSVHDYFAGMISLRNKGLQIPALIKKYLGEKEYKIFMVIVCTMLIFVAAVFVYTSGDIIAGKFFNETDFSLANPLMIAIYGIIAAYYILATLFPIDKIIGKLYPYFGALLLIGTGLILVKFMLHGCSLENIDFSNLNQHPKHIPIIPMFFMTISCGLLSGFHSTQSTLISRTLDREKEGKNVFYGMMCVESLIGMIWAAAAMHVYDINIVPKAMIGTVNVVNIITTHFVPSFLAIIVTLAVVILPITSGDTALRSLRITLSDGLSLNQKPIANRLYLMLPIVFILIGIIFLAKTHSDSFAIIWRYFTFFNQLIAIPTFFYATLYLYQHKKNYYMTMIPGLFYVFITMSFIFNAKIGFGLNLYTAEIVGFILTVAGFIYLKNKMKKTTISKLAENNIKENAKI; encoded by the coding sequence ATGATAACTTTTATATGCGGGCTTTGTATTTTGTTTTTTGGATATTTGTTTTATTCAAAATACACAGAGTCACAATTTGAACCTGATAGCCGCCCTACTCCGGCAAACTCAATAAACGATGGCGTTGATTATGTTCCCTTGAATAAATGGAAAAATATGCTTATTCAATTGTTGAATATTGCAGGCTTAGGTCCTATTTTGGGTGCAATACAGGGCGTTTTGTTCGGACCTGTTGCTTTCATTCTTATTCCTCTCGGATGCGTTTTTATGGGTAGCGTCCACGACTATTTCGCAGGCATGATTTCTTTAAGAAACAAAGGACTACAAATTCCTGCATTAATAAAAAAATACCTCGGCGAAAAAGAATATAAAATTTTTATGGTGATAGTATGCACAATGCTGATTTTTGTAGCAGCAGTTTTTGTATATACATCAGGAGATATTATCGCTGGCAAATTCTTCAACGAAACAGATTTTTCACTCGCTAACCCGTTGATGATTGCTATATACGGAATTATCGCAGCTTATTATATTTTAGCAACACTGTTTCCTATAGACAAAATAATCGGCAAATTGTATCCATATTTCGGAGCTCTATTACTTATCGGAACAGGTTTAATATTAGTAAAATTTATGCTTCACGGCTGCAGTCTTGAGAATATTGACTTTTCTAACTTGAACCAACACCCTAAGCATATCCCGATTATTCCAATGTTTTTTATGACAATCAGTTGCGGATTGTTGTCAGGTTTTCACTCAACGCAATCAACTCTAATTTCAAGAACTTTAGACAGGGAAAAAGAAGGAAAAAATGTCTTTTACGGGATGATGTGCGTCGAATCCTTAATAGGTATGATTTGGGCAGCTGCTGCTATGCACGTCTATGATATCAATATTGTGCCCAAAGCAATGATTGGTACAGTAAATGTCGTAAATATAATAACAACACACTTTGTTCCTTCGTTTTTAGCTATAATTGTCACATTGGCTGTTGTAATATTGCCAATAACTTCGGGGGATACTGCTTTAAGAAGCCTCAGGATTACTCTTTCTGACGGCTTATCTTTAAATCAAAAACCAATAGCAAACAGACTTTATCTGATGTTGCCTATTGTGTTTATTTTGATTGGCATTATTTTCTTGGCAAAAACTCATTCCGATAGTTTCGCTATAATTTGGAGATATTTTACTTTCTTCAATCAATTAATTGCAATCCCTACATTTTTCTATGCAACCTTGTATTTGTATCAACACAAAAAAAATTATTATATGACAATGATACCCGGTTTATTCTACGTATTTATAACAATGTCTTTTATCTTTAATGCAAAAATCGGTTTCGGGCTCAATTTATATACAGCGGAAATTGTCGGATTTATCTTGACAGTTGCAGGATTTATTTATTTAAAAAACAAGATGAAAAAAACAACAATCTCAAAACTTGCAGAAAACAACATTAAAGAAAATGCAAAAATCTAA
- a CDS encoding MFS transporter yields MDKNIKQQIATTFRAFNSRNYRLFFFGQCISLIGTWLQNVAIGWLLYSLTKSALMMGYVLFVVTLPPIFLSPFAGVVVDRVQKHKLLILIQFLFGIQAFAMAVLTLSGAIQTWHVVFLGILLSLIVAFDMPTRQALVVELVDNHEDLSNAISLNSTCFNFARLLGPAIAGVLIAAVGEGYCFLINALSYIAVIWALFLMKIPKKELRIKNQKPIEDFKEGFKYVLEMPEIKYVIIFLALITSIGLSYQLLMPILCKEILDGGAKTMGFLMSSAGVGALIASLILASKEGIKGLPRMLFKGGLILSLGLCGLGLNHNSIVAMILLFLVGYGIVSSLIIANTLVQHVVDDDKRGRVMSLYSIAFIGTVPFGNLFLGAMADKIGVLNTFLFLGIAMIIASYWFVQKLKHLKFKAQKRVFIQNIES; encoded by the coding sequence ATGGATAAAAATATAAAACAACAAATAGCAACAACTTTTAGAGCTTTTAATTCAAGAAATTATCGTCTTTTTTTCTTTGGGCAGTGTATTTCATTAATAGGAACGTGGCTTCAAAATGTTGCAATAGGTTGGCTTTTATATTCTTTGACAAAGTCTGCTTTGATGATGGGGTATGTGCTTTTTGTGGTTACATTGCCTCCGATTTTTTTATCCCCTTTTGCAGGCGTCGTTGTTGACAGGGTTCAAAAACATAAATTGCTGATATTAATTCAGTTCCTTTTTGGTATTCAGGCTTTTGCTATGGCTGTTTTGACACTAAGTGGGGCTATTCAAACTTGGCATGTTGTTTTTTTAGGTATTTTATTAAGCCTTATAGTGGCATTTGATATGCCGACAAGACAGGCACTTGTTGTGGAGCTTGTCGATAACCATGAAGATTTAAGCAACGCAATATCTTTAAACTCTACGTGTTTTAATTTTGCAAGGCTTTTAGGTCCGGCGATTGCGGGTGTTTTAATTGCTGCTGTGGGCGAAGGATATTGTTTTTTGATTAATGCTTTAAGCTATATTGCTGTAATTTGGGCTTTATTTTTAATGAAAATTCCGAAAAAAGAACTTCGTATAAAAAATCAAAAGCCGATTGAAGATTTCAAAGAAGGGTTTAAATACGTATTAGAAATGCCTGAGATAAAATATGTGATTATCTTTTTAGCATTAATTACCTCAATAGGTTTGTCTTATCAGCTTTTAATGCCTATTTTGTGCAAAGAAATCCTTGACGGTGGTGCAAAGACTATGGGCTTTTTGATGAGTTCAGCCGGAGTGGGAGCTTTAATAGCTTCTCTAATCTTGGCTTCAAAAGAGGGTATAAAAGGTCTTCCTCGTATGCTTTTTAAAGGTGGCTTAATTTTGTCATTAGGATTATGTGGCTTGGGGCTCAATCATAACTCGATTGTTGCTATGATATTACTCTTTTTGGTCGGCTATGGAATTGTATCATCTTTGATTATCGCAAATACGCTTGTTCAACACGTGGTTGATGATGATAAAAGAGGACGTGTTATGAGTCTTTATTCAATAGCTTTTATAGGAACTGTTCCTTTCGGCAATTTGTTCCTGGGTGCTATGGCTGATAAAATTGGAGTTTTGAATACTTTTTTGTTTTTGGGAATAGCTATGATTATAGCTTCTTATTGGTTTGTTCAAAAATTGAAACATCTCAAATTTAAAGCACAAAAAAGAGTTTTTATTCAAAATATTGAAAGTTAG